A window from Solanum stenotomum isolate F172 chromosome 7, ASM1918654v1, whole genome shotgun sequence encodes these proteins:
- the LOC125870227 gene encoding protein FLX-like 1 gives MTRRKRRHAPHTTDDSRRRFPPPEAQPQPRIHPSDLIDDREAAQQREIEKLLQKNRSLAGAHVSLNQELSAVQHELLLLSSTAATVKTERDAEVREVYDEARKKESDVRILDELRVELARVRSDIQNLVDDRKELTAKLQNMEKNLVKVGSELQQLPVIKAEIESMHKEVQRGRAAINYEKKMHTSNLEYSQAMEKHKITLASEIEKLHAELANAEKRARAAAAAAAPSNLNRQISAATPNFTYSANYGNPETGYGENLYPAPYAVHQVQVSADANTQYVGGAMPYVHH, from the exons ATGACGAGACGAAAACGCCGCCACGCCCCTCATACAACGGACGATTCTCGCCGCCGTTTTCCACCACCCGAAGCCCAACCCCAACCCCGTATACACCCGTCAGACTTAATTGATGATCGGGAAGCGGCTCAGCAACGCGAGATTGAAAAACTGCTCCAGAAAAACCGCAGTCTAGCGGGCGCGCACGTCTCTCTTAACCAGGAGCTCTCCGCCGTCCAGCACGAGCTCCTTCTTCTCTCTTCCACAGCCGCAACCGTCAAGACCGAAAGGGATGCTGAAGTCCGTGAGGTTTACGACGAGGCACGGAAGAAGGAGTCTGATGTTCGTATACTTGATGAGCTTAGAGTAGAGTTGGCTCGGGTTAGGAGCGATATTCAGAACCTAGTTGACGACCGTAAAGAGCTCACTGCCAAATTGCAGAACATGGAGAAAAATCTCGTCAAGGTTGGTTCCGAGTTACAGCAGCTTCCCGTAATCAAGGCTGAAATTGAGTCCATGCATAAGGAAGTTCAACGAGGAAG AGCTGCTATCAACTATGAAAAAAAGATGCACACCAGCAACCTTGAATATAGTCAGGCAATGGAGAAACATAAGATTACTCTGGCTTCTGAAATTGAGAAACTACATGCCGAGCTTGCAAATGCAGAGAAGAGGGCAAGGGCAGCAGCAGCTGCAGCGGCTCCAAGTAATTTAAACCGCCAGATTTCTGCAGCAACTCCAA ATTTTACATATTCTGCCAATTATGGAAATCCTGAAACAGGATATGGAGAGAATCTGTACCCTGCGCCTTATGCTGTACATCAG